The genomic segment catTCTATATACAAAAAGACACATTTATGAACAATTACGAAGACATTTGAATAATATATGCATTTGAACACAATGTTGAATTCATGATTTATGGTATAAAGGTAGACTTTTTACTTCACAGGTGACATTTCAGTGCTTAGAACAGCAAAGGTATAAAAGATGGACTGAGGCATTCTAAATGTCTTGTGTAAACAGTGAAGGACTGCAGGCATAGGGCTCTTTCTgatcttcttcctcctcttccagaAGTTTCTCTAAAGCTAGGGTGCCCTCTGAGGATGGGGCAGGTTCCTCCTGCTGTGGTTCTGGATGAGACACAGGAACAGGCATGGGCAGAAGCTGGGGAGCCACATTCTGTGGGCAGGGAGACAAGGGTGGGGCCCATGGGATGTATGCCAGCGAGCCATCTTGGACATCTATCTGGGGCAGGCCTGAAGTGGAGGAGCTTATGGTCTGGAGCAGATATAAGATAAGAGACCGAGAAGGTAGAGGTAAGGACTGAGTTAACACTTGCCTAGCATTTCACGTGGAGAGTTCATCATCGGCTATAGCTTACCCCGAGGTTGGTGAAGAGAGGGGCATGGGCCAGGGTGAGAACAGAGGAGGGGCCCACCACTGCATAGCTGGGACACACAGGCTGGACATACATGTCACTTGTAAGGGAGGGGAGGGTGGAGATGCTCTGCTCATGTTGAAAATACTCAGGAGGAGCCCAGTGACCTAAGGGCTGAAAGGTAGCTGTGCTGCTGGGCTGAGCAACCCAACCAGGACACAGGGCACCAACATCTACAGCTGATTCATTCAGAGCGCTTTGGCTGCTGCCCGGGAAACCAGAAGGCCCTTCAGACCATAAATATGGTGTGAGAAATCTGTAGCCCTGTGGTAAAAAAAACTGTCTTGTTTTAATATTACTCACCAACATGTGTATATGATGGCAAAGTATTGTTGGGAATCACCACCTGTTGAAGATTGCATCAAAATAATAAGTGGCATATATGTAACTTGAGTATGTATAataaaatgatctaatatacactatatccgaaaaataaaatctctctagtgaaaaatcatttaaattgcaAGGAACTAGAGCTGCACAGTGTTTAGACATCTTCTGTGTGCAAACAGGATGGACTATGTGGAAATCTCTCAGAAAAAAGTTTAAGAGAAGACATGAAGAAGAACTGCAGGAGAGGGTGGGAGTAAGTCAGTGTGGAATAGGAATGGGTGACACTCTTTTTTATACGAACGTGATAGGcttttgtatatttatgttttcacGAGTTGTCAGGTATAATTATGAAGTTGGCAGGCAAGATCCTTGGCAAGGTTGCATGCTGATTTGCATAGGCCTATTGCCCTGTGGTAATATGGGGGAATGGTTTAACTGTCATGGAAAAACACCTGGATTATATAAGGACAAAATCCCCCTGGAGTTTGGTTGCTTTACAGCCATGTCCGCGTAACAAATTAAGCTAATATCTAGCTGATTCTCAACAGGGCATGTTTTAGATTAGATGAAAATAAACCTTTGTCCATGCTACTTCTCTAAACTTCCTGGAGTGTAAAGGAAATCTGACAGTAAACAAAGCTTTCTACTTGATAATCTGAACAGGATATAATCTCTAGATTATGTGGCATAGGTCATTTTTCATAtaatgttttttctcttttctttttagtgATAGGGAGTTGCCCATctaataacgtgtgtgtgtgtgtgtgtgtgtgtgtgtgtgtgtgtgtgtgtgtgtgattatgtactgtgtgtgtatatggtcaTTTTCTCACTGCAGTTGGAGGCAATGTTTTGGCTGTATTTCCTCTCTTTCTGCGCAGCAGCTCTTTCACAGGGTCTTTGACTCTCACACCCTGGTATGGTTTAGATGCAGCCTGCTCTGACAGTGCTATGGACAAACACAGATTTGTGTTAGAAACCAAGAAATGCATTTCCCCAGATATACTAGGCATAAGTTGAAAATAAgggatttttaaagtaacttgGCAGGAGTTTGctctgtgtgtttcaggaggAGTGGCCACTTAGTGATTTATGAAATATAAGAGTCAGTGTGGAATAGAGTGAGCATTGAAGAGCACTGATGCAAAGGACATCAGTTCTTTTATCTattcacagcatgaaacatTATCAACCACATTCACTGACAGACATCTGCTTATAATCAGTTTTTGTGCTTAATCAAAATGTATTCTCAAGTAGTGATTTAAACTGCAATCACTTCATGAATCATTGTTTGTGGAACACTATATCCTGTTGTAGTAAAACCTGGACTCACCCGCCCTTAGAAAGAATCTTGATTGgtcaacatttactttcttgagcaatcttttttatttgatcaaatAAAGGAACAGATTTTCTCATATTGGCCTACTGATAAATGAACTGTTTCAGCCTTTTCTGCACGCAGAGTGTACTGCGTGCATAAATGACCACATCCATGCTaaccatatttaccaaggggaCACAGACACAAATTAATACTAACTGGATCATATTATTAAGTGAACTTTATACTTTGCTCCCAATATTAAACGGTTATTTTCTGGGCATGCTCGACTGTAAAGCAACAGTGTTGGTGGTTACAACAATGTGCCTCTTAATTCAGTCACTTGGAGTTTCCTGTCTCATATACCTATGTACTGTGCTTATATTACAGATTTTGATGAGTAATGACAAATGTTGAGAATGGAAACATGGAAAACaacttgtttttttatattgtaaagAATGGTCACACCTAGAATTattaaactgaactgaaatgtaGTCCTGATTTACTGCTAGAGAGGTCATAATGTACAACTGCAGGAACCCCcttaataaaatgcaaatgtataGACTCACTAGAGAAGTGTGATTGTATAacccatacatacacaaattCAGCAACTTTCACACAATCAATAATTAATTTACTATCTTAAAATTTATTTGATTGGGCTGGGGCCCCAACCAGCTTAACGCTTACATAATTGTCCTGCATGCATTACCTGCATACATTACCTAAACATCCATTAAGTTTGTTATTTACAAAGGTTTCATTCATGAGCCTTAGATTTAGCACACAGATACCTCACATATTCAGTGCAAGAAAGAAAGCTGCTTATTGCTTATTGTGGTCACTCCAGCCTGGTACAAGGAGACACCTCACCCCTTTGGAAATCCAACACATCAATTTATTTGCTTCAGATATTTTCACAGAGTATGTAAAGCACCTAAGTGAAATGGTTCATAAGGAATTAACCTGAAGAGCCCTACTTGTCAGACATCATTCTGTTGTATTATTTGATATGAGTAATACAGGTAATAGCAGACCACAACATGTGAACAgtatatttctttctctcatgcCTCATTTCCTGTTGCTGTGATATATAACTTTTCTAAATGTGCTACCTAACCATTAATATCTGATTGCAACTGAGTGTTTTAAATTGTACCTTATTTCTTATGAAATTAATGATGTATTATTAGTGGCTGAATATGAGTGGGCTTGCACCAGACACTTTACATATAAAATTCAACTGTTTGAAAATATGCTATTGCATCCTGTAATATTATCACTCACAGTTCTGTTAATTAGTGGACAATCTGAGTATCTCAACATTTTCTCTATTTCAGATATATGGAAGTGTTTTACCTTCAAAATGGATTGAACTGAGAATCAGACGAACAGTGAACTAACAGTTGCACTTTATAACTCTTATAAGAGCAAAGAGTCATTCTGCAAATTACAAGCGTGACAGGATTTCAGGGACTCGAAAAGAGGAAGCTCTGCAGCTGTGCACCCTTCTTTTTTTGGCAGGAGGGCAATAATTGTGATGTTTTGCATATCAAGATTAAGCTACCAACCCCCAACATGCGGACAGGCCTCcagaataattttattttctgtgagGATGAGGTTTTACAAATGATAAGGAATATACAACAATAAAACTGTATAGCatggtgtgtctgaaacattaaaatgtgtataCACTATTGCCCTCCAGGTTGAGTGACTTCCACCTCTCTaatatattttgtgaattttataatAATCAAATTAATCTTGTTAATAAGATTCCATAATAACATTCAAAATGAAAGGAATGATTGTCAAAGATAAACTTGTTAATATACATCATCACCTGTCAATAATATCACAAAGCCTGCAGAAACATCATGTCAGCATGAAGATGACATTCAACAGCATAAGAAATAAAGTATTAATATTCTCACTTAAACATGCATCATTGTAAATTTCACTTTAGCATTTTTCACATAAACCCTAAAAAACTGACCATAAGTGAAGTCTATAGTTTAGCAGATTATACGATGTTTTCAGATAATGTTAAAATGGCAGATACAGCTTCAAACATATGAATTAAAATAGATTAACTACTGGAATATTTCCCAGCAGTATACTATGCATGAGCTACATGGATTTGTGTCTATGTCTTATTGCTGTTGCAAATTGCAAAAAGAAAGTTGTTATTaaattcatttacattataaatcaattaaataagcttagtaataaattaaaagatATGTATTTAATTACACTGAGTGGTTAATGACATGTGTAATGTGTCATTTTGGAAATATGCTGCATGTATATTGGAAAAAATTCTTACTTACATTTTCCCATGTGCATAATCTGATATGCGTTAATTTAATATGGTTTTAATCATTTAGATGAACACTAACACGCTAATTCGCCTCAGAAGTATACACTGATCGCCTGAGTGGGCTGCTTTATAAAAGCAACAGCAATGCAGTTTCAAGTGATGTCACCACAATGCAGATCACGAGTTTcccatttaatttaaatgttactTCTTGCTTTAGAAGAGGGCTAGAGTTTTAATATACTGTTTTAATATTCTAAACACATTGGACCACTTCTATAATGATTTCTTTATATAATTTTGGATTTAGGAGAGGATTAAAAGCAGCTCACAGTCACCTTGGTTACATAATATATTGTATACTGTAGATTTTCATCCCACTTCACTAAGCaatgaaaaaattataatcTGGATACATAATATATTGCatataaattcaattcagtctGGTAAATTGCACATATCTGCAAGTcagtttatttttcttaaaggaGATGAAGTAGTTCAAATCTGGTGCCCAAATGACGTTTGTGAGAGTTTCAGACCCAGCTGAAACCTCTGTGCAAGTCAATTTATCAGTGTTGAAAAGGAAACACCTGCTTAGATTTTGAGGTTCACTGACCATCCGAGCTCttgaatgcacaacacatcctTTCTCAGCTCTACTCTATGTTAATTCAGCAGCAAGCAATCAACAGTCTTTacatgaacaaaataaaagtagAATGGATTTAGCAATACAATGGACCAATTGCAGACAATTTATCACTTACAGGCCATTAAAATCATAATAGACAGTAATGTAATATGGTAATTAATGACAGTAATTAGCATGTAAATAGACTAATAACAAGACTGACACCACCATTTGTATACCCAGATGAAATAGAAAATTTAGAAGAAATTCAACACTTACTGTAGTTTATCAGGGTGTGGAAGTACACTTTCCCCCAGCACTCAAATTAAATGCACCACAGCACTAAACAGTTGATGCATTTAAAAATTGTCTAATGCAAAATACAGTGGTGGCCCAATGCAAAGAGGTAATTTCCATAGGCTTTAGTGGATATGAAACAGTATATATAGAGGtcttgtaataaaaatataaaacgaTACTGTGCTTTCTACTCTTTAAAGCtgtatagatttttttgtttgtttttacttttgttCTGTGGTGAATTGTCAGTTAACAGACACAGTTAACAGGTCAAGCACTGATAGATAATATTTAGCCTCTTGACCTCCTTGGGTATGAGAAACAATGCACAAACCAGTGAGaaaaaccagagttttgaaGATTCTTGCTTGCAGGCTCAATTGATTTAACATTGTTAAGTATTGTATCAGGCCACAAATCAGCAGAGGGGagaggaaaatgaaaatgtcttATCTACTGTGATCTTCACTTGAAGCAATGCTCGAGGAAGGGGAGGGGGCAGACCTGAGAGGACAACATAGCAAGCACTTGCATGTAAGTGACCCACAGTTTAAGAACACAGGACGATTAGAATTTCTTTGAAAACCTGTGGCCTTGCTGGCCCAGCTAAGTAGCTGTAGGTGTAGCTTTAGGtgagaacaaaaaaattaagatgcagacattttatttaaggtatttttttaaatatagtccTGAAAGTAGGTCAAGTTAAAAGTtaattatataatgtaaaaaaaaaaaattctttctatattattaaaaaatatggaTAGTTTTATGATAGATGTATGTGTTCCAGCAGGAAtaagtttattatttacaatatgtACCAGGGACTGGATGTTCTTGTGTAACTAGAATGTCCAATGAATAATTAGAATGATTTGTTTCATAATATAGCAGCAGCTTGTGACCAAAATTATAGTCATCCAGATTACAGTCTCATCCAGCAAACAGCTCATTCTGAGCAGTTTTCCATGTACCATGTTCAGCTGTCTTTGGgggtaatatcattaaccatAGTTTACAGGTTTTTACAACAAAATTTTAATTACATCACAAAACCCGCACAAAAACTGGGGGACGGGGCAGGTGGGTGGCTGGTGGGGCTCAGGGGATCGGCGGTTCGCCCTtctgtctcctcttcaggaggtgaaatgctgctcaaatgGGTTAAGGTTtgatgattgacttggccagtctaaaatcttCCACCTTTCTGTGGAAAAGTCcgttgttgagttggcagtgtgttttggatcattgtcttgttgcatgataaagttcctcccgattaatttggttgcatttctctgtaaaatggcaGACAAGATGTTCCTGtacacttctgaattcattctgctgctaccatcatgcgTTAcaccatcaataaagattagtgagcctgttctagaagcagccatgcaagcccaagccatgacacttcCTCCACTATATTTCACAGATTATCTTGCATGTTTTGtatcctttctttttccacactttggcctttccatcacattggtagaggttaatctcggttccagaacttttgtagctcatctctgtttttctttgcgTATTCCAATCGGGCTTTCTGATTCTTCAAATGGTAGATTGTGATACCTTTACCCCTGCActatggaggttgttggtgatgtcactgactgttgtttttgggtttttcttcatagctctcacgatgtttctgttgttttccttggccaactaatttttaaccattctttggtagaacaacttgtgtgtttagggtcactgtcttactgcatgacccactttcttttgagattcagttcacagatagatgccctgacattttcctttagaattcactggtataattaaTTGgttcatcaatgatggcaagtcttCCTGGtcaagatgcagcaaaacaggcacaaaccatgatacttccactaccatgtttcacagatgggataaagcTCTTATGCTGTAatgtagtgttttcctttctccaaaaataatgcttctcatttaaaccaaaaagttctattttggtctcatctgtccaaaaaacatttttccaatagccctCTGACTTGTCCATGTCATCTTTAGCAAACTCCAGAAGGGCAGCAATATTCATTTTGGAGAGCAGTAGTTTTCTCTTTGCAACATGCACACCATCGTTGTTCATTGTTCTCCCGATGGTGGACtcacaaacattaacattagtcaatgtgagagatgtctttagttgcttagaacttaccctgggttcctttgtgatctTGCGGACTATTAcgcatcttgctcttggagtgattgTTGATGGTCGACTCCTGCGGAGGGTAACAATgttcttgaatttcctccatttgtacacaatctgtctgactgtgaattggtggagtccaaactctttagagatggttttgtaacattttccagcctgatgagcttcaacaattctttttctgGTGctctcagaaatctcctttgttcattccatgatacacttccacaaacatgtgtttgaagatcagactttgatagatccctgttctttaaataaaacagggtgctcacttaCAGCtgatcatcccattgattgaaatcacctgcctctaatttcaccttcaactTAACCGGAAattctagaggttcacatacttttgtcactcacagatatgtaaaatTGGATcaatttcctcaataaataaaagaccaggtataatatttttgtctcatttgtttaattggattctctttgTACACTTTTAATACTAGAAGTTTGACtttttgtgtaaatgtattaatttaatcTTAGtgatttgctataaaacatGATCTTGATGGCCTTGGTGGAGTATATTTAAATTAGCTAAATCTGGCAACACTTTTGATAACTGTCTTCCCATGGTTCCTCCCCCAGAGTAAGCATGGGGAATAACAATTCCTGCCCCATGCACCTCTATCTGCTTGTTAAGTCTGATGTCACATGTGATGTAAAGCTATTTCCAGGTCCAAACGCTCCTTTGGATCCCAAAAGTAAACAGCAAAAGTTGACATCAAGTGAAGCATTGAGCTCACTACTCTATTACTACACGACATATAGAAAGACAAGAAAATCAAGGGAACATGGGCTTCTAACTgtcaaattttttaaattgctcATCAATCAAgaggtaattagtatttaatGTGGCTTAAATTGTATGGAGTTTTGGGCTCTGCCCCACCTACTGTTATTGACAAGCTGACACTGTAACTGTAATTTTTATCCTATAAAAAAAGCTCTATAGCCTATTACTACCTCAATTAAACCCCCCAcccttgctgttataataacctccactcttctgggaatggTTTTCTAGATTTTGATGTGTTGCTGTGGGAACTTGCACATTCatccacaagaacattagtgagatCAAGCTCTGATATCAGGCAAGGAGGGCTGGTgagcagtcagcattccaattcataccaaaggtgttcagtgcagTTGAGGTCAtggctctgtgcaggctactcgagttcttccacaccatcCATGGCAACCcctgtcttcatggaccttgctttgtgcacagagacaTTGTTCTTCTGGAACAGGCCCGTTAGTTACAGCACACAAAAATATTCCAGACAATTGTGTACTTctgactttgtggcaacagtttggggaaggctcgCATTTGGGTGAGAGTGTTCAGGTGTCCAGAAACTTTTAGtcatataaacacataaaatatatattttaaaagagaaaataaccTCCTTAAGAGGAAATAACCTAATAAAATGAGGTCAGGTTTCTTTGTTCTACTGGGTTCATTAAAAAACGCTCTGTCTCCAAGGCAAGATATCGAACATATTTCTACATGTCCTTGTCACTAGGGCGCACCCATACACATATTCACATTTGAACAAACAGCCATTGGGACTTCCCATGTCAGCATGCAGCCAATACTGTTACAAGCAGCGGCAAGTTCCCTTCCATCAAACTTGCACTCAACTTGCACTCCACAAACTTGCACTCTACTGAGTGTCCATATATTGAGGAGAGCCTGTGTAAAATTTATTGGTTTATAACCTGCATATTGCTCGTTTATCAGTCTGTTTTATATAcactttttatatacatttttatgttttaaattcatttttatgtttttatacttAGCATTGTGGGTGCATGGATTTGTTCAGCTAAACTGCAACTTGTGTGCATTGCCACATCTCTGAGCACTAGAGCAGGCCCTGACCTGCTCAACAAACAAACCTCTCTCACTATAAGCTCAATATCAATCAGCTAACCAAGAAATATAAAGGAAAGACATAACACTATTGCAGGCTTGCCCTCTCTAACTTGATGAAAACTAACACTTTGCCCTAGGACTTTGAAGGAATCTATTCACTCCAGTTAATTCAGTTCAAATTAATCTGAAAAATAGCCTAGAGCAGGAAAGTACACCTGGCAGAATAACATGACTTCCATTAGACTTAACTGGACTAAGTACAAAAGCCATGAAATTGTAAAACATCCTAACAATAATCACAAAGAGGGGTGCATGAAGTAAACAAGTGAAAGAAATGATTCCATGCATGAATGAAGACATATATCTACTAAATGTGCAAAAGCCTTATAAagcattataaatatattagaaTGCTGAATGAATTTATATAACAGCTACAAAACTAACAAATCTGACAAAATGCCTCCaatcccactgatattttataaGCAAGGACATTATATACCAAATTCACATTTCCAAATCCACATTTCTAATTTTTCCCCATGGACTTTCCCATGCATGCTTCTAGCATGTGTCAGAGAGTACTGTCTAACCCAATCAGACCTCCATTTGGCCAAAGTAACACCTTATATTATCTTCCCCAGCCAGGATAAGATAATCATCATGTAGGTTCTGTCCACAAAGAAAC from the Ictalurus furcatus strain D&B chromosome 17, Billie_1.0, whole genome shotgun sequence genome contains:
- the LOC128621660 gene encoding POU domain class 2-associating factor 1 isoform X4, which encodes MHMGKSLSEQAASKPYQGVRVKDPVKELLRRKRGNTAKTLPPTAGYRFLTPYLWSEGPSGFPGSSQSALNESAVDVGALCPGWVAQPSSTATFQPLGHWAPPEYFQHEQSISTLPSLTSDMYVQPVCPSYAVVGPSSVLTLAHAPLFTNLGTISSSTSGLPQIDVQDGSLAYIPWAPPLSPCPQNVAPQLLPMPVPVSHPEPQQEEPAPSSEGTLALEKLLEEEEEDQKEPYACSPSLFTQDI
- the LOC128621660 gene encoding POU domain class 2-associating factor 1 isoform X3, translated to MHMGKSLSEQAASKPYQGVRVKDPVKELLRRKRGNTAKTLPPTAVVIPNNTLPSYTHVGPSGFPGSSQSALNESAVDVGALCPGWVAQPSSTATFQPLGHWAPPEYFQHEQSISTLPSLTSDMYVQPVCPSYAVVGPSSVLTLAHAPLFTNLGTISSSTSGLPQIDVQDGSLAYIPWAPPLSPCPQNVAPQLLPMPVPVSHPEPQQEEPAPSSEGTLALEKLLEEEEEDQKEPYACSPSLFTQDI
- the LOC128621660 gene encoding POU domain class 2-associating factor 1 isoform X2, which translates into the protein MPSISGEMHFLVSNTNLCLSIALSEQAASKPYQGVRVKDPVKELLRRKRGNTAKTLPPTAGYRFLTPYLWSEGPSGFPGSSQSALNESAVDVGALCPGWVAQPSSTATFQPLGHWAPPEYFQHEQSISTLPSLTSDMYVQPVCPSYAVVGPSSVLTLAHAPLFTNLGTISSSTSGLPQIDVQDGSLAYIPWAPPLSPCPQNVAPQLLPMPVPVSHPEPQQEEPAPSSEGTLALEKLLEEEEEDQKEPYACSPSLFTQDI
- the LOC128621660 gene encoding POU domain class 2-associating factor 1 isoform X1, yielding MPSISGEMHFLVSNTNLCLSIALSEQAASKPYQGVRVKDPVKELLRRKRGNTAKTLPPTAVVIPNNTLPSYTHVGPSGFPGSSQSALNESAVDVGALCPGWVAQPSSTATFQPLGHWAPPEYFQHEQSISTLPSLTSDMYVQPVCPSYAVVGPSSVLTLAHAPLFTNLGTISSSTSGLPQIDVQDGSLAYIPWAPPLSPCPQNVAPQLLPMPVPVSHPEPQQEEPAPSSEGTLALEKLLEEEEEDQKEPYACSPSLFTQDI